From Chryseobacterium shandongense, the proteins below share one genomic window:
- a CDS encoding Rossmann-fold NAD(P)-binding domain-containing protein: MIIGNGIMANALQPYDKEDVIFFASGVSNSLEKEASEFDRETTLLKSVISRNPDKKLIYFSTCSIYDPTKSESPYVIHKLKVEKLIAEL; encoded by the coding sequence ATGATTATAGGTAACGGAATTATGGCAAATGCCTTACAGCCTTACGATAAAGAAGATGTTATTTTCTTTGCATCAGGGGTTTCCAATTCGCTCGAAAAGGAGGCTTCTGAGTTTGATAGAGAAACCACACTTCTCAAATCTGTCATCAGCCGGAATCCCGACAAAAAGCTCATTTACTTTTCTACCTGCAGCATCTACGATCCTACAAAATCGGAGAGTCCTTACGTCATTCATAAATTGAAGGTGGAAAAACTGATCGCAGAATTGTGA
- a CDS encoding Rossmann-fold NAD(P)-binding domain-containing protein, producing MGRGGNPNTLINFLKNSILSGNKLMLHNNARRILIGTEDIALFISRYMKNFNNKTINLAYPYQYSLYEILSQMENYLNKKAVYETVEEGSSYTIEFNCFTEAFFSEITPDEYLKKLYFSYI from the coding sequence GTGGGACGTGGCGGAAACCCTAATACCCTGATTAATTTTCTGAAAAACTCAATCCTTTCCGGAAATAAACTGATGCTGCACAATAACGCAAGAAGAATACTTATTGGCACAGAAGATATTGCCTTATTTATCAGCAGATACATGAAAAATTTTAATAATAAAACCATCAATCTTGCGTATCCTTATCAATATTCATTATATGAAATTTTATCACAGATGGAAAATTACCTGAACAAAAAAGCAGTTTATGAAACAGTAGAAGAAGGTTCTTCCTATACAATAGAATTCAATTGCTTTACAGAGGCTTTTTTTTCAGAAATAACCCCGGATGAGTATTTAAAAAAACTTTATTTTTCATATATATAA
- a CDS encoding glycosyltransferase family 2 protein — protein MKISVIIPVYNAEKYVSQAVESALQFDEVFEIILIEDKSPDNALEICRELDKKYSRVKLYQHLDKQNHGAGASRNLGIVMAEGDFIAFLDADDYYLPNRFDAEKELFKNPNIDGVYGALGVHYYSEKARNDYYKVFGDRLTTVYEKHDPKDVFTGQLGMKGSFGLIHLNTLTIRKNALNRMDSFFKNSLRLHQDTEFLFRLSYCISLYPGILDQAIAIRGVHENNRITKVDTRKINPATTRVLLWKEVNKWAESESTIPQDIRLHMKRMQRSYEIALAPTLKKWGMIVKYLFTDYKSIRSGLYNINFRKDLY, from the coding sequence ATGAAAATTTCCGTAATCATTCCCGTTTATAATGCCGAAAAATATGTTTCCCAGGCTGTAGAATCAGCACTTCAGTTTGATGAGGTTTTTGAGATCATTCTGATAGAAGACAAATCTCCGGACAATGCCTTAGAAATCTGTCGTGAACTTGATAAAAAATACAGCCGCGTGAAACTTTACCAGCATCTTGATAAACAAAATCATGGTGCAGGAGCCTCCAGAAACTTAGGTATAGTAATGGCTGAGGGAGATTTCATTGCTTTTCTCGATGCCGATGATTATTATCTCCCCAATCGTTTTGATGCAGAAAAAGAATTATTTAAAAATCCAAATATTGATGGCGTTTACGGAGCTTTGGGTGTTCATTATTATTCTGAAAAGGCTAGAAATGATTATTATAAAGTATTTGGTGACAGATTAACAACAGTATATGAAAAACATGATCCAAAAGATGTATTTACCGGCCAGCTTGGTATGAAAGGAAGTTTTGGACTCATTCATTTAAATACTTTGACGATCAGAAAAAATGCATTAAACAGGATGGATTCTTTTTTTAAAAACTCACTCAGACTTCATCAGGATACAGAATTTCTTTTCCGTTTATCATATTGCATTAGTCTTTATCCTGGCATTTTGGATCAGGCCATTGCCATAAGAGGCGTCCATGAAAACAATAGGATCACAAAAGTTGACACAAGAAAAATAAATCCTGCCACAACCAGGGTTCTCCTTTGGAAAGAAGTTAACAAATGGGCAGAGAGCGAAAGTACAATTCCTCAGGATATCAGATTGCATATGAAGAGAATGCAAAGAAGCTACGAAATAGCTCTTGCTCCAACATTGAAAAAATGGGGAATGATCGTAAAATATCTTTTCACAGATTACAAAAGCATTCGCTCCGGCCTGTACAATATTAATTTCAGGAAAGATCTTTACTGA
- a CDS encoding acyltransferase family protein, protein MKISQITFTRFIAAMAIVISHFNKDLFLYKIKFISDIFLRANVGVSYFFILSGFIMIVAYHKKEKIEYLDFYRNRIARIYPLYVVGLLLYFVTRYSDFGFYKTFLYLSGIQSWLPGKALVLNFPGWSISVEFLFYLVFPWLYNYLYSKGNKSIWIIAVLIWIGTQVFSNLYINSLSYKGPHTDSHEFIHYFPLWHINEFLIGSLAGIFFVKNRKEKNYDLAIVLVFIAILLSLVFIPLNFHNGLMAIFFVPAIYMISCNNGMITKVFSMKPLEFLGEISYAIYIIHIPVLYILRSFLWDNFHISQSNAVFWIYILVLMVVSALFYQHVEKPMRDYLRKLSFFK, encoded by the coding sequence GTGAAGATTAGTCAGATTACTTTTACTCGGTTTATTGCTGCAATGGCGATTGTCATTTCGCATTTTAATAAAGATTTGTTTTTATATAAAATAAAGTTTATTTCCGATATTTTTCTTCGGGCCAATGTGGGAGTAAGTTATTTCTTTATTCTTTCCGGTTTTATCATGATTGTTGCTTATCACAAAAAAGAAAAAATTGAATACCTTGATTTTTACCGTAACAGAATAGCCAGAATTTATCCGCTGTATGTGGTCGGTTTGCTGCTTTATTTTGTAACCCGGTATTCTGATTTCGGTTTTTACAAAACCTTTTTATATCTCTCTGGAATTCAGAGCTGGTTGCCGGGAAAAGCGCTGGTTCTTAATTTTCCGGGCTGGTCTATTTCTGTAGAGTTTTTGTTTTACCTTGTATTTCCCTGGCTTTACAATTATTTATATTCAAAAGGAAATAAAAGCATCTGGATTATTGCTGTTCTAATTTGGATCGGGACTCAGGTTTTTTCCAATTTATATATTAACTCGCTTTCTTATAAAGGCCCACATACAGATAGCCATGAGTTTATTCATTATTTTCCGCTCTGGCACATCAATGAATTTTTAATTGGAAGCCTTGCCGGGATATTTTTTGTGAAAAACCGTAAAGAAAAGAATTATGATCTCGCTATTGTTTTAGTATTTATTGCAATACTGCTGTCATTAGTTTTCATTCCTCTGAATTTTCATAATGGTTTAATGGCTATTTTCTTTGTTCCGGCAATTTATATGATTTCCTGTAATAATGGTATGATAACTAAAGTTTTCTCTATGAAGCCGCTGGAGTTTCTTGGCGAGATCAGCTATGCTATTTACATTATACACATCCCTGTTCTTTATATTTTAAGATCGTTTTTATGGGATAATTTTCACATATCTCAAAGCAATGCTGTTTTTTGGATTTACATTTTGGTTCTGATGGTTGTTTCGGCTCTTTTCTATCAGCATGTTGAGAAACCGATGCGCGATTATTTAAGGAAATTAAGTTTTTTTAAGTAA
- a CDS encoding acyltransferase gives MLNEILAKIQRRNQISLLKKHPNVSFKEITLGINDQFILHENLNKVTIGNNASFRNYVHILVKKNATLEIGQHFFMNNFCSINCLESISIGNHTLFGENVKLYDHNHAYQSGPNFKLFHSEFTKAPIRIGSNCWLASNVTVLKGVTIGDNCIIGAGCVIYKDIPANTTVINHQDLMLKN, from the coding sequence ATGCTTAATGAAATTTTAGCAAAAATCCAGAGAAGAAATCAGATTTCTCTTCTCAAAAAACATCCTAATGTTTCTTTCAAGGAAATAACGCTGGGGATCAATGACCAATTTATACTGCATGAAAATTTAAATAAAGTTACCATAGGAAATAATGCTAGCTTTAGGAATTATGTGCACATTCTGGTAAAAAAGAATGCAACTTTAGAAATAGGGCAACACTTTTTCATGAATAACTTCTGTTCCATTAATTGCCTGGAAAGTATTTCTATAGGCAATCACACACTATTCGGAGAAAATGTAAAGCTGTATGATCACAACCATGCTTACCAGTCCGGACCGAATTTTAAATTGTTTCATTCAGAGTTCACAAAAGCACCGATCAGGATAGGAAGCAACTGCTGGCTTGCAAGTAATGTCACTGTCCTAAAAGGAGTTACTATCGGCGACAATTGTATTATTGGAGCAGGATGTGTTATTTACAAAGATATCCCCGCTAATACAACCGTAATCAATCATCAGGATTTAATGTTAAAAAACTAG
- a CDS encoding glycosyltransferase family 2 protein: MKFSILIAHYNNSHFFRDCYESIIKQTYTNWEAIIVDDASSEDEKNKIKEIISGDSRFTFFENNKNSGVGITKSRLIELAQGEICGFVDPDDAITSTAIQRFMEVFASKENIVLTYSRFMTCDRNLTPISPFRSAMQVPNGNPYFFNFPIQIAHFVAFRKDIYQTTEKMNPKLRIGEDQDLYLKMYEKGKVQFINEVNYLYRTHEGGISQNDNKRKSHEYFAQVIFNTMKRRGLTTINGKKIPDHYTDSQQIFDLLEYQHQVTFRVRKKIQITLQSIFR, translated from the coding sequence ATGAAGTTTTCTATTCTTATTGCACATTATAACAATTCCCACTTCTTCAGGGATTGTTATGAAAGTATAATTAAGCAGACATACACAAATTGGGAGGCAATTATCGTGGATGATGCTTCCTCTGAAGACGAAAAAAATAAAATAAAGGAAATTATTTCAGGAGATTCAAGATTTACGTTTTTTGAAAACAATAAAAATTCAGGTGTAGGCATTACAAAAAGCAGGCTTATTGAACTTGCACAAGGAGAGATCTGCGGTTTCGTAGATCCCGATGATGCGATAACCTCTACTGCTATACAGAGATTCATGGAAGTATTTGCATCAAAAGAAAACATAGTTCTTACCTACTCCAGGTTTATGACATGTGATCGCAACCTTACCCCTATTTCACCATTCAGATCCGCAATGCAGGTCCCGAACGGAAACCCTTATTTCTTTAACTTTCCCATTCAGATTGCACATTTTGTAGCATTTAGAAAAGATATTTATCAGACAACGGAAAAAATGAATCCAAAGTTAAGGATAGGTGAAGATCAGGATCTTTATCTTAAAATGTACGAAAAAGGAAAAGTGCAATTCATAAACGAAGTGAACTACCTTTACAGAACGCATGAGGGAGGTATTTCACAGAATGACAATAAAAGAAAATCACATGAATATTTTGCGCAGGTAATTTTCAACACCATGAAACGCAGGGGACTTACTACCATTAATGGGAAAAAGATTCCTGATCATTATACCGATTCGCAGCAAATTTTTGATTTGCTGGAATACCAGCATCAGGTGACTTTTCGCGTCAGAAAAAAAATACAGATTACTTTACAATCAATCTTTAGATAA
- a CDS encoding glycosyltransferase, with product MSQKKIKILFRHHSMEMGGVEKVLLSLLKNLDPDKFEMTVCLTLNQGKLRNEIPEHVRKLYLTDGKEDFSGNPLLKKIQLLTRRIKLKKLKSNPAIADRLINDVFDVEIGMDYRDYDAVLNSTNKKSKKIGWFHSEIGVSTFQPAVSGVLKSFPRFDHIVYCSYKIKKMMHHYNPDLNYPAESVIINPIPIEEIKSKAKEEPEIFPEGPVFVSVGRLDSRKGHHKLIQAHKRLIDEGFHHSIIIIGDGDEMKNLSFQAAKYNIEKTFILKGNQMNPYPYIRRADYFILPSETEARPLVIAEALLLQKPIIATNVGDVGLMVKDRKTGYLISYETDEMYSAMKTFLTDSVLVAQILENLRDIESQFDNQEIFNSIEEMITTVSKK from the coding sequence ATGTCACAAAAAAAAATAAAAATATTGTTCCGGCATCACTCTATGGAAATGGGAGGTGTGGAGAAAGTGCTTTTGAGCTTGCTTAAAAATCTTGATCCCGATAAATTTGAAATGACGGTATGTCTCACCCTAAACCAGGGTAAGCTACGCAATGAAATTCCTGAACATGTAAGAAAATTATATCTTACTGACGGGAAAGAAGATTTTTCCGGTAATCCACTTCTAAAGAAAATTCAGCTTTTGACGAGAAGAATAAAGCTAAAAAAATTAAAATCCAATCCAGCCATTGCAGACCGTCTCATTAATGATGTTTTTGACGTGGAAATTGGTATGGATTATAGAGACTATGATGCCGTACTTAACTCTACCAACAAAAAATCAAAAAAAATCGGGTGGTTTCATTCGGAAATCGGTGTTTCCACATTTCAGCCAGCAGTATCGGGAGTTTTAAAGAGCTTTCCCCGGTTTGACCATATAGTCTACTGCTCCTATAAGATTAAAAAAATGATGCATCACTATAATCCGGATTTAAACTATCCGGCAGAAAGTGTTATTATCAATCCTATTCCCATTGAGGAAATTAAAAGTAAAGCTAAAGAAGAACCAGAAATCTTTCCCGAAGGACCTGTCTTTGTGTCTGTAGGAAGGCTTGATTCGAGAAAAGGTCATCATAAACTTATTCAAGCTCATAAGAGGCTTATTGATGAAGGATTTCATCACAGCATTATCATTATAGGTGACGGTGATGAAATGAAAAATCTGAGCTTCCAGGCTGCAAAATATAATATTGAAAAAACTTTTATTTTAAAGGGAAACCAAATGAATCCCTATCCTTATATTAGAAGAGCAGATTACTTTATCCTTCCTTCAGAAACGGAGGCGCGGCCTCTTGTAATTGCAGAAGCATTACTTCTTCAAAAACCTATCATCGCCACCAATGTCGGAGATGTGGGATTAATGGTCAAAGACCGCAAAACAGGATACCTTATCAGTTATGAAACAGATGAAATGTATTCTGCCATGAAAACTTTTCTTACCGACTCTGTACTTGTTGCACAAATTCTGGAAAACCTCAGAGACATTGAAAGCCAGTTCGATAATCAAGAAATATTTAACAGCATCGAAGAAATGATTACAACAGTCAGTAAAAAGTGA
- a CDS encoding SDR family NAD(P)-dependent oxidoreductase: MDPFSLQNKVILITGASSGIGRSCSVECSRRGADLILIGRNHDELMKTASLLDPKSKVEVVTEDITQTDNLETMIARNVLILGKISGFIHCAGIEKTLPLKKHSSALYRDIFEINVIAGFEIAKILSLKKYKDETASFVFIASVAGMVGEPGKAAYSASKGAVISGARSLAMELCRSNIRVNSISPAMINTPILEKMFEDIGEDASLEITREHPLGIGNPEDVAYACVFLLSDASKWITGTNIVVDGGYSAH; the protein is encoded by the coding sequence ATGGATCCTTTTTCATTACAAAACAAGGTGATCCTTATTACAGGCGCTTCTTCCGGTATTGGAAGAAGCTGTTCTGTAGAATGCAGTAGGAGAGGCGCAGATCTGATTCTTATAGGAAGAAATCATGATGAACTGATGAAAACTGCATCTCTTCTGGATCCTAAAAGTAAAGTTGAGGTCGTTACAGAGGATATTACTCAAACGGACAATCTGGAAACCATGATAGCGCGTAACGTTCTTATTTTGGGTAAAATATCAGGATTTATACATTGTGCAGGAATTGAAAAAACATTGCCACTAAAAAAACACAGTTCTGCATTGTACCGCGATATATTTGAAATCAATGTCATAGCAGGATTTGAAATTGCAAAAATTTTATCTTTAAAGAAATACAAAGATGAAACTGCCAGTTTTGTATTTATTGCATCGGTTGCCGGAATGGTAGGAGAGCCAGGAAAAGCGGCTTATTCGGCGAGTAAAGGGGCTGTAATTTCAGGAGCACGTTCTTTGGCGATGGAGCTTTGCCGAAGCAATATTCGTGTAAACAGTATCAGTCCGGCAATGATAAATACCCCGATTTTAGAAAAGATGTTCGAAGATATAGGTGAAGATGCTTCTTTGGAGATTACCAGAGAGCATCCTCTGGGAATTGGAAATCCTGAAGATGTTGCCTATGCCTGTGTTTTTTTGCTTTCTGATGCTTCGAAATGGATTACAGGAACAAATATAGTGGTTGATGGCGGATATTCTGCGCACTAA
- a CDS encoding phosphopantetheine-binding protein, whose product MKTSVFLEKLQEELEEDETLTPETNLKSLESYDSISLLTIIAFVDENFSKKIETKHFKDIETVSDLMNVIGIENFEA is encoded by the coding sequence ATGAAAACATCTGTTTTTTTAGAAAAGCTTCAGGAGGAGCTTGAAGAAGATGAAACTTTAACTCCTGAAACCAACCTGAAATCTTTAGAAAGCTACGACTCAATAAGCTTGCTCACCATTATTGCTTTTGTAGACGAAAACTTTAGTAAGAAAATCGAAACCAAACATTTTAAGGATATAGAGACGGTTTCGGATCTTATGAATGTGATCGGAATAGAAAATTTCGAAGCGTAA
- a CDS encoding 3-oxoacyl-ACP synthase III family protein — MMKISKVEFYLPQSVLTNEDLEKLFPEWSSERIHEKVGISQRHISADNETVLDMAVKSSEKIFESYDRNKIDFILFCTQSPDYFLPTTACLLQDRLKLRKNIGAIDFNLGCSGFVYGLAFAKGLISAGIAKNILLVTSETYTKHIHPDDKGNRSIFGDASASAVVEKAENSRDYQFCLGTDGSGAENLIVKKGAFKKDFELNPEHEFNPENIYMDGPEIFNFTIENIPGLVKQTLEVNGMEMDDIDHFVFHQANSFMLNYLRKKTKIPAEKFYIDMEKTGNTVSATIPIALKNMIDKGMVKEGDKILMAGFGVGYSWGATIMEM, encoded by the coding sequence ATGATGAAAATTTCGAAAGTAGAATTTTATCTTCCTCAGTCTGTGTTGACTAACGAAGATCTTGAAAAGCTGTTCCCCGAATGGAGTTCGGAAAGAATCCATGAAAAAGTAGGAATTTCACAACGCCATATTTCTGCTGATAACGAGACGGTACTTGATATGGCCGTAAAGTCTTCAGAAAAAATTTTTGAAAGTTACGACCGTAATAAAATTGATTTTATTTTGTTCTGTACCCAAAGTCCGGACTATTTTCTGCCTACTACAGCATGCCTCCTTCAGGATCGTCTGAAATTGAGAAAAAATATCGGGGCTATTGATTTTAATCTGGGCTGTTCAGGTTTTGTTTATGGATTGGCTTTTGCCAAAGGCCTGATCTCGGCAGGAATTGCCAAAAATATTCTTCTGGTAACCTCGGAAACCTATACCAAACATATTCATCCTGACGATAAGGGAAATCGTAGTATATTCGGGGATGCTTCCGCATCAGCCGTTGTCGAAAAGGCAGAAAACTCCCGTGATTATCAGTTTTGTCTGGGTACGGACGGAAGCGGAGCAGAGAACCTTATTGTAAAGAAAGGGGCTTTCAAAAAAGATTTTGAACTCAATCCCGAGCATGAATTTAATCCTGAAAATATATATATGGATGGTCCTGAGATTTTCAACTTTACGATTGAGAATATTCCTGGACTCGTAAAGCAAACACTGGAAGTAAACGGAATGGAAATGGATGATATCGACCATTTTGTCTTTCATCAGGCCAATTCTTTTATGCTGAATTATCTGCGGAAAAAAACAAAAATTCCCGCAGAGAAATTCTACATTGATATGGAAAAAACAGGTAATACTGTATCTGCAACCATTCCTATTGCCCTGAAAAACATGATAGATAAAGGGATGGTAAAGGAAGGAGATAAAATTCTGATGGCCGGTTTCGGCGTAGGATATTCCTGGGGAGCCACCATCATGGAAATGTAA
- a CDS encoding acyltransferase — protein sequence MMIFLFRILIKMHALYHSLLNRANLEAAKYRGMKVGRSFNMPDKVFFGTEPYLIEIGDHVNIAAGVRFVNHGGTTTLLRKLPGYEDARILGRIKIGNNCTIGLNCVIMQDVQIGNNCILGANSVLSQSMPDNTVFIGNPAQFLCTIEDYGDIVLKNNPEYPRELEKNRKKLDAYIKENLPHKYKKARKIQ from the coding sequence ATGATGATTTTTTTATTTAGAATTTTAATAAAAATGCATGCGCTCTATCATTCCCTTCTCAATAGAGCCAACCTTGAAGCAGCAAAATACAGAGGTATGAAAGTGGGCAGAAGTTTTAATATGCCCGATAAAGTTTTTTTCGGAACCGAGCCTTACCTTATTGAAATAGGAGACCATGTAAATATCGCAGCCGGTGTACGGTTTGTGAATCACGGCGGAACAACAACCTTACTGAGAAAACTTCCCGGCTATGAAGATGCCAGAATTCTGGGAAGGATAAAAATCGGCAACAACTGCACCATTGGTCTGAACTGTGTGATTATGCAGGATGTACAGATCGGGAATAACTGTATTTTGGGAGCCAATTCCGTATTATCGCAATCAATGCCTGACAATACTGTATTTATCGGAAACCCTGCACAGTTTCTTTGTACAATAGAAGATTATGGAGACATTGTTTTAAAGAACAATCCGGAATATCCGCGGGAGCTGGAAAAGAACAGGAAAAAACTTGATGCCTATATTAAAGAAAACCTTCCTCATAAATATAAAAAAGCGAGAAAAATTCAATAA
- a CDS encoding glycosyltransferase translates to MKKKKILIRIGSLRHGGAEKVLVNFLKNLPPDKYEVDLLLNLYSGLYIQEVPSWVKIHYLIKGEMITTNRPKDIPVKALRVLYEKMFLWFPFLLYRFILKNKKYDVEIAAIHAMYREILSSPQKNSKKIIWVQNDIFNLKDYTQEVIREFFRFDRILVISDKLRDGMYELAKNEAERASVIKIYNPIDRNDTLRKAEAEIHDYALSEDLPTFVTVGTVYPQKGYDRLLNVHKKLIDEGLKHQLLIIGDGYDFNNIQDQLKRLGLQKTVTMLGFSSNPYPYLKKADFYVMSSRHEGFPTIIAEALILNKPVSATDISGIRDLLQDGRLGNITPNSDEGIYEGMKKFLTDENIAEDYKSQIAKTELPFVLEKSVEHLQKIIDEV, encoded by the coding sequence TTGAAAAAGAAAAAAATCCTCATTCGAATAGGCTCTCTACGTCATGGCGGCGCAGAAAAAGTCTTGGTGAATTTTCTCAAAAATCTTCCTCCGGATAAGTATGAAGTTGATCTTCTGTTGAATCTTTATTCCGGGCTGTATATACAGGAAGTTCCGTCGTGGGTGAAAATTCACTATCTCATAAAGGGAGAAATGATCACCACCAACAGGCCGAAAGATATCCCAGTAAAGGCCTTAAGGGTTCTTTATGAGAAAATGTTCCTATGGTTTCCTTTTCTGCTCTACAGGTTTATCTTAAAAAATAAAAAATACGACGTGGAAATTGCGGCTATTCATGCGATGTACAGGGAAATTCTTTCAAGCCCGCAGAAAAATTCAAAAAAAATAATCTGGGTACAGAATGATATATTTAATCTAAAAGATTATACGCAAGAAGTAATACGTGAATTTTTCAGGTTTGACAGGATTTTGGTGATTTCAGATAAACTCCGGGACGGAATGTACGAGCTGGCAAAGAATGAAGCCGAAAGAGCGTCCGTTATTAAAATCTATAATCCTATTGATCGTAACGACACCTTGAGAAAAGCAGAAGCCGAAATCCATGATTATGCTTTAAGCGAAGATCTTCCTACATTCGTTACAGTTGGGACAGTGTATCCTCAGAAAGGGTATGATCGGCTGCTAAATGTTCATAAAAAACTGATTGATGAGGGACTAAAGCATCAGCTGCTAATCATTGGTGACGGTTATGATTTTAATAATATTCAGGATCAACTGAAAAGACTTGGACTTCAGAAGACAGTTACAATGCTAGGCTTCAGCAGTAATCCTTATCCCTACCTTAAAAAAGCTGATTTTTATGTCATGTCATCCAGACATGAAGGATTTCCTACCATTATTGCCGAAGCACTTATCCTTAACAAACCTGTTTCAGCGACAGACATTTCAGGAATACGGGATCTTCTTCAGGATGGAAGGCTGGGAAATATCACTCCAAATTCCGATGAAGGAATCTATGAGGGAATGAAAAAATTCCTTACCGATGAAAATATTGCTGAGGATTATAAAAGCCAAATCGCAAAGACCGAACTTCCGTTTGTTTTAGAAAAATCGGTGGAACACCTTCAAAAAATCATTGACGAAGTTTAA
- a CDS encoding serine O-acetyltransferase produces the protein MSNYSIIQKDFYRESGKWLSKIEIWRKCINPNLHFVYILRMTQKYQKTKILNTFWRMILRHYQIKYGFQIYPETQIGEGFYLGHWGSLVINPNTVIGKNCNIAQGVTIGQQNRGKNEGSPIIGDEVWIGTNAVIVGAVTIGNNVLIVPNSYVNFDIPSNSVVMGNPAKIIPTTNATEGYINRKV, from the coding sequence ATGTCAAATTATTCCATCATTCAGAAAGATTTTTACAGGGAAAGCGGAAAGTGGCTCTCCAAGATTGAAATCTGGAGAAAATGCATCAATCCCAATCTTCACTTTGTATATATCCTGAGAATGACTCAGAAATATCAAAAAACAAAAATTTTAAATACATTTTGGCGAATGATTTTACGCCATTACCAGATTAAGTATGGCTTCCAGATTTATCCTGAAACACAAATTGGAGAGGGATTTTACCTCGGCCATTGGGGCAGTCTGGTAATCAACCCAAATACGGTTATCGGTAAAAACTGCAATATCGCGCAGGGTGTTACCATCGGACAGCAGAATCGCGGCAAAAACGAGGGCTCCCCGATTATAGGCGATGAAGTATGGATCGGAACTAATGCTGTGATTGTCGGAGCAGTCACGATCGGAAATAATGTCTTAATTGTTCCCAATTCTTATGTAAATTTTGATATTCCATCCAATTCTGTTGTTATGGGAAATCCAGCGAAAATTATCCCCACAACAAACGCCACAGAAGGTTATATTAATCGTAAAGTTTAG